Below is a genomic region from Sporohalobacter salinus.
TTCTAAAGGACGACGTGGATTATTAAGCCAGACATCAGATCCTTTTACCATCTTACGGGCAATGTTCATATCGTAATTTTCTAAAAAGACGACGCTATTTTCATATTTTTGATCCATCTTAACTAAGTTTTGAACGATATCTTTACCTGTATCATCGTTAGGATGAGCTTTACCAGAAAAGACAAGCTGAAGCTTTCCTTCACGTAAGAGAGGCTCGATAGCTTCTGCATCTCTAAAAATTAATTCACTTCGTTTATAAGGAGCAGCACGTCGAGCAAACCCAACTATTAATGAGTCAGGATCTAGATTAGCTCCATTGGATTCTTTAATATAATCAACTAATTCTTGTTTTAATTCATAATGTGGTTGCCAGATATCTTTACCAGCTTCATAGGCATTCTTAATTCGTTCATCTTGCCAGGTTTTAGTATGGACTCCATTAGTGATTCCAATAATTGGTGGTTTATCTTCTGTATCTTTCCACATTTCTTTAGTTGTTTCACGATGAAGATTAGAGACTCCATTAGTGATTGAAGAAAGTCTTAAACCAGCAACAGTCATATTGAATGGATTATTACCAATTTCTTTCATTTGTTTATAGTTGAGGTCATTGTATGCTTTCATATGCTGTAGAAGTCGATGCTCATGAGTTTCATTTCCGGCTCTGACAGGAGTGTGAGTAGTAAATACTATCTCTTCTCGAGTTGCTTTTTTGGCTTCATCAAAGGACATACCCTCTTCCATTTTTTCCCTAATTAATTCAACACCTGCTAAAACAGCATGTCCCTCATTGAAATGGTATTTATCTATTTCGATGCCGAGTTTTCTCATTGCTCGAATACCGCCGATGCCTAATACTATTTCTTGAGCTAAGCGATTTTGGCCATCCCCACCATATAATTTACTAGTAATCCATCCATGTTTACTTCCAGGAAAATTAGTATCCAATAAATAAAGTGGAGCATTGTTATATTGGTCTACTAATCTTACTTTACATTTAACTTCTTCTCCTTCAATGTTAACTGTTACAGTGATACCAGTATCAGTTAAAAAGTCATAATCAAAGGATGGATAAGTGTCATATGGGCGACCATTTTCACCAATATATTGGTGGGTGTAATCCTGATCCCAGAGTATACCTATTCCGAT
It encodes:
- the glgP gene encoding alpha-glucan family phosphorylase, encoding MQNKPNIAYFCMEYGLDEELPIYSGGLGILAGDYLKAANDLDLPVIGIGILWDQDYTHQYIGENGRPYDTYPSFDYDFLTDTGITVTVNIEGEEVKCKVRLVDQYNNAPLYLLDTNFPGSKHGWITSKLYGGDGQNRLAQEIVLGIGGIRAMRKLGIEIDKYHFNEGHAVLAGVELIREKMEEGMSFDEAKKATREEIVFTTHTPVRAGNETHEHRLLQHMKAYNDLNYKQMKEIGNNPFNMTVAGLRLSSITNGVSNLHRETTKEMWKDTEDKPPIIGITNGVHTKTWQDERIKNAYEAGKDIWQPHYELKQELVDYIKESNGANLDPDSLIVGFARRAAPYKRSELIFRDAEAIEPLLREGKLQLVFSGKAHPNDDTGKDIVQNLVKMDQKYENSVVFLENYDMNIARKMVKGSDVWLNNPRRPLEASGTSGMKAAMNGVLNLSVMDGWLAEGPEHGVSGWLIDKVLHEEYNHLSEDEQDLRALHQIIYDEVIPTYYENPEQWKEMMQASIDMSHEKFSAQRMLKEYYDRMYNITAKKKEKELEAIEVITEPIETAPAAQHEM